The sequence below is a genomic window from Candidatus Thermokryptus mobilis.
AACTTTTATCTGACGGCAATATGTTCTTAAGTTTGTTCCTTAAATGAACATACGGAATTTCATAAAGCGTAATTTCAGCTCCCCTTGAAGTATGTTCTGACTTATCCGACAACCTTACAAAAGTCACTTCCTCAATAGGAATGTAAAGAAATCTACCCCCATCTTTACCCTTTAAGTTAGGGTCATCAAAGGGACTGTTGACAATGACATGATACATTTTATCCTCACCCTTGCCATAAAATTGGAATGCAAATGCCGAATAAACATCCATACTTTTTCTTCCCCCAGCGATTGAACAATGAACAATTACACTTTCATCTTTCAACTTTTGACGGATAAAATCAAAAAGCATATTTGCAGCACCCTGATTTTCTTCAACCGTTATTATATCCTCAATTTCCCTCCCATTTGTATCCTTTAGGACAATTATACTGTTTTCATCAAACTTTATCCAATTTATCCCAAACTCATCGCAAAACTTTTTAAAGCATCCACTTTCAATAAGCTCGTCAATAATCATCTTCCGCCCTTTTGAAGTCGTCAAAACAAAAACCTCAGAAATTTTCAACCTAACCCTCCTATTTTTTAAATCATCATAGGTCAATGTTTTGCCAGGCTCAGCAAAAGTCAAAAACTGAAGCGTCTCAGTAATTATCCCCGGCGTCAAACCCGCTACAACTATTAAAATATGTTTCCTCTCGCTTGTATTGTCTTCATTATGATTCACGGAATCTGCCAAATCATTTATTCTTAATTAATCCTAAATTTGGGGTAAATTCCCAATTATCAAACTCTCAGCTTGATTTTTATTTTCATTGTAAATCCTCACGTATACTTCATTGTTCTGTTTCTTCAATTCTATAGCATTATGTTCAAATCCTGCGTGAGCAAAAAAGTTCCTTTTGTCAATTTTTGAAAGATTTTTGTTTAAAATGGAAGAATAAACTTGATAATCTTGGGTTATATTTTGCAGATTTTGTATATCATATATTTCTTTATCAATTCTGTTGCTTTCTACTGGAAGGTTTTTAAAAATTTCTTCTTTTAAATTTTCAATTTCAGAAAGTTGAATA
It includes:
- a CDS encoding TM1812 family CRISPR-associated protein, giving the protein DEILVFLGSFFFALPVFVLSYMISSKDIKDKIERISNEFENFIVLNSSGKLEILRKFEFEENFSNLVKAFLISAILEKLGFKKLFDIQLSEIENLKEEIFKNLPVESNRIDKEIYDIQNLQNITQDYQVYSSILNKNLSKIDKRNFFAHAGFEHNAIELKKQNNEVYVRIYNENKNQAESLIIGNLPQI
- the csm6 gene encoding CRISPR-associated ring nuclease Csm6, whose protein sequence is MNHNEDNTSERKHILIVVAGLTPGIITETLQFLTFAEPGKTLTYDDLKNRRVRLKISEVFVLTTSKGRKMIIDELIESGCFKKFCDEFGINWIKFDENSIIVLKDTNGREIEDIITVEENQGAANMLFDFIRQKLKDESVIVHCSIAGGRKSMDVYSAFAFQFYGKGEDKMYHVIVNSPFDDPNLKGKDGGRFLYIPIEEVTFVRLSDKSEHTSRGAEITLYEIPYVHLRNKLKNILPSDKSYDELVKIAQREIDLTLIQPHLYVDVKRGDVKVNDWALELKPTELFIYLYFVFSRKLCKRNHRKILCSFCFPEFEEVNNLKIRKFRNQRPLSKALGVIEKNFGVMSREVKTIKHWIDSGIPRQSLSDKISDINKKIESVVPIPNVDLVKIKNKGKYGKPRYGIELDSGRIEILR